AGGGCGGCGACCACGGTGCCGGAGCGCGCCGTGCCGTCCGGAGCCGTCCATTCGGCGAGCACACGGCTGTGTCTGTCACGTGCGGAGGACGTCTCGGGGTCGGGGTCGACCGGGGGTCTCGACACCTTCCTGATCACCGTGCCCGCGACCTCGTGACGCGCCTTGTGCTGTTCCCGGACCGACTGCAGCAGGGCGTCCCGCGAGGCGCCGCCGATCGCCAGGCCGGCCAGTGGCGCGGCGACGGCGATGAGCAACACGGCCACGCAGGCCACCCAGGCTTCGACGAGGTCGGTCTTCCGGCGCAGCGGATTGTGCCGCCAGCGCCAGAGTCCGACGAGTGCTCGCACAGTCCTGCACCCCCTTCCGCGTCCGTCATCACCACGAACGGCACGGCCCATGCGCCGACGGGAAGAAGAGAGAGGGACATCACCCTTCATCCTGCACGCTCAACGACCATGCCCGGCCTTCGAGTTCCCCTCGTCGGAGGCCTTCAACCGATCTTTCAGCCGAGGACGGTGAACGGGTCACCGATCCGCACCGATCCGGTCGTTTCCGGCACCAGATTCTGGCCGAAGACCAGCTGGTCCCCGAACCGCCGGTGCTTGGCGAGCGTCCGCAGAGGCTCCTTGCCGCGCTCGGCGCTCCGCTGGTCGGTGGTGGTCACGACACAGCGACCGCACGGCTTGGCCACCCGGAAGGTGACCTCGCCGATCGCGACGCGCGACCAGTCGTCCTCGGCCCAGGGCGCCGTCCCGTCCACGACCACATTCGGCCGGAAACGGTTCATGGGGAGCGGACCCTCGTCGGGGTGATCGCCCTGCGCGATGAGTGAGTTCAGGGCGTCCAGGGAGGAGAGGGTGGTCAGGAGCAGCGGATACCCGTCGGCGAGGGTGACGGTCTCGCCGTCCTTGGCGTACGCGGGATCGATGGGGCGCCGGGTGGCGGGGTCGGCGAGGTGGACGAGCCGGATGTCCGTGCCGAGGTAGGCGCTGAACCAGGCGTGCGCCGCCGCGTCGGCGGGCTCCGCCCGCACCTTGTCCTTCCAGATCTCCACCGTGACCGTCTCGCCGGAGGGTGGCACGGCGACCGTCAGCGGCTCCTGGCCGGGCGCGGACATGCGTATGCCGCCGCCGGGCAGGAGCTCGGCGGCGGCCAACGCCAGCCTCGGATGAGTCCTTTGCGTGACGAGTCGTCCCGCGCTGTCGACCAGCATCCACCGTCGGTCACCCGCGAGCCCCCAGGGCTCGACGACGGCCTCACGCGGTGCGTGTCCCCCGACCGCCTTGAGCGGGTAGAAGTGGATCGAGTGCAGCGCTGGATTCGGCATGCCGTCATCCTGCCAGCAGCCGCCGACAGGGACGCGTGCGGGCGAATCAGTAGCCGCGGTAGGGGCGGTTGTACGGATCCTCGTACGTCGCCGGGGCGGGGCGGGGTGCCGCGGGGCGCATGGCCTCGTAGCCCGTACCGGCCGGGGGACGCTGTTGTTGCTGCGGGCCCGGGTATCCGCGCGGCGCCGATGGCTGCTGCGGGATGTACGGCGCCGGCGCCTGCTGCAGCGGTGCGGGCTGCTGCGCGTAGCCGTACGAGGGGTTGTGGTGGGACGGGGCAGCCGGCAGCGCGGGCAGGGCGGCCGGGAGCGCGGGCAGGTGGTGACTGCCCGTGTCGTACATGGCGGGGACCCGGATCGGGGCGATCTGAGGAGTACCCCGCTCGGCGACAAGGGAGTCGTAGATCGGAGTGTCCGGGAAGGACGGCGCGGAGTAGTAACCGCCGCCATAGGTGGAGCGGGGGGAGGTCATGACACATAAGTTAAGCCCTTGATGTGCTGGTTGGGGAGACCGATAAGAGGGTTGTTTTACGTGTCGGTAGTGACCTGACATCCCCAATGCGAGCGAACTTAGGAAAAATCGGTCGCGCGGCGGCGTAGGGATCCTGTAAAAGCCGAGCTCCGTACGGGTTACCGGCGGTTGACGCACGGTTGACGTGCGTCCCGTGCGCCGGGGTGTCCGCGGTGGCCATGGGCCTCGTGGGCGTCCGGGTAATAGGTTGGTCATGAACGGGACGGCGGCGGGCCGGACGTGAACTTGCGATGGGGGCGGACATGACAATGCCTAAAGGATCAAATGTTCCCGTGCCGGCACCTGC
This Streptomyces sp. NBC_01283 DNA region includes the following protein-coding sequences:
- a CDS encoding MOSC domain-containing protein; translated protein: MPNPALHSIHFYPLKAVGGHAPREAVVEPWGLAGDRRWMLVDSAGRLVTQRTHPRLALAAAELLPGGGIRMSAPGQEPLTVAVPPSGETVTVEIWKDKVRAEPADAAAHAWFSAYLGTDIRLVHLADPATRRPIDPAYAKDGETVTLADGYPLLLTTLSSLDALNSLIAQGDHPDEGPLPMNRFRPNVVVDGTAPWAEDDWSRVAIGEVTFRVAKPCGRCVVTTTDQRSAERGKEPLRTLAKHRRFGDQLVFGQNLVPETTGSVRIGDPFTVLG
- a CDS encoding DUF6643 family protein; translation: MTSPRSTYGGGYYSAPSFPDTPIYDSLVAERGTPQIAPIRVPAMYDTGSHHLPALPAALPALPAAPSHHNPSYGYAQQPAPLQQAPAPYIPQQPSAPRGYPGPQQQQRPPAGTGYEAMRPAAPRPAPATYEDPYNRPYRGY